From Trichoplusia ni isolate ovarian cell line Hi5 chromosome 20, tn1, whole genome shotgun sequence, a single genomic window includes:
- the LOC113503685 gene encoding zinc finger protein 771-like: MAATMHRNVFAARAQVRGAGRQSAAAPAAGRTCVAVCQSERGGGKTGRTTQRPYVPFTHAPPALKLSASTHWIDSHRLFWIDASDPQVWKLHSTFEICWSAGALRVSGAGPSRAPPAGSMDSQPAAHSPSHQHKRRRLSLLLDKLAVQLNNNNNYPTPQWLLPADDKDEDLPLDLSLKSDRETTQELFPCKACGQTFTVPDRLTKHIASRHRNKSEGVRAYECEICSRKFARSDMLTRHARLHSGLKPYACAACGQVFSRSDHLATHQRTHTGEKPYRCPSCPYAACRRDMITRHMRTHVRRAQPA, translated from the exons ATGGCGGCGACGATGCATCGCAATGTTttcgcggcgcgcgcgcaggtgCGAGGGGCAGGGCGACAgtcggccgccgcgcccgctgCCGGACGGACGTGTGTCGCGGTGTGTCAGAGCGAGCGCGGGGGCGGTAAGACCGGTCGCACGACCCAACGACCTTACGTACCGTTCACTCACGCACCTCCCGCGTTAAAACTAAGTGCATCAACTCACTGGATTGATTCTCATCGCCTCTTTTGGATAGATGCATCTGATCCACAAGTTTGGAAACTGCATTCGACATTtgagatat GTTGGAGCGCAGGCGCCCTCCGCGTGTCGGGCGCGGGCCCGAGCCGCGCGCCGCCGGCAGGTAGCATGGACTCGCAGCCGGCGGCGCACAGCCCCAGCCACCAGCACAAGCGGCGCCGACTGTCGCTCCTGCTGGACAAGCTCGCCGTGCAGctcaacaacaacaacaactacCCCACGCCGCAATGGCTGCTGCCCGCAGACGACAAGGACGAGGACCTACCCTTAGACCTCAGCCTAAAATCCGATCGGGAGACCACGCAAGAGCTGTTCCCCTGCAAAGCATGCGGACAGACGTTCACCGTCCCCGACCGGTTGACGAAGCACATCGCGTCTCGTCATCGAAACAAGAGCGAGGGGGTTCGGGCGTACGAGTGCGAGATTTGCTCGCGCAAGTTTGCGCGGTCAGACATGCTGACGCGGCACGCGCGGCTTCACAGCGGGCTAAAGCCGTACGCGTGCGCGGCGTGCGGGCAGGTGTTCTCGCGCTCCGACCACCTGGCCACGCACCAGCGCACGCACACCGGCGAGAAGCCGTACCGCTGCCCGAGCTGCCCGTACGCCGCGTGCCGCCGCGACATGATCACGCGCCACATGCGCACGCACGTGCGACGCGCGCAGCCCGCCTGA
- the LOC113503684 gene encoding SPRY domain-containing SOCS box protein 3-like produces MTENQNAQAPELPKQTEPIKGEVQPQPFCNCWTWHDEKEPGNPDCDCGEEIDMITWRWELPPRRESWVALHDDDKQVIFHPFYSSGTAVIRGNAPMELNRHYYFEVKMLTEPYGTDIMVGIGSEKLNVSEVLYDYRSLLGGTEESYGISYTGAICQNAMVTHDSPGFVKGTLIGVKVDMFQGTLEFFLNREPHGIVVTDLRKHQILYPMLSSTTAQSSLRLTYASSWDESLMVNAARVLAASAPYYDEEGDEEEEEDEMGFLRDVPPGLAKILRMQFWMVLPTMGHQKPEMDAAKSELLPAAIRRKHWHRRW; encoded by the coding sequence ATGACTGAAAATCAGAACGCTCAAGCCCCTGAGCTACCTAAACAGACGGAGCCGATCAAGGGTGAAGTACAACCACAGCCCTTCTGCAATTGTTGGACATGGCATGATGAGAAGGAACCCGGCAACCCCGACTGCGACTGTGGGGAGGAAATAGACATGATAACTTGGCGCTGGGAGCTGCCACCGAGGCGGGAGAGCTGGGTGGCGCTGCACGATGATGATAAGCAGGTAATCTTTCATCCGTTCTACAGTTCTGGAACTGCTGTCATCAGGGGCAACGCTCCCATGGAGCTCAACAGACATTACTACTTTGAGGTAAAGATGCTAACGGAACCCTACGGGACGGACATCATGGTGGGCATCGGCTCCGAGAAGCTCAACGTGTCTGAAGTGCTGTACGACTATAGGTCGCTGCTGGGAGGAACCGAGGAGTCGTACGGCATCTCCTACACTGGCGCCATCTGCCAGAACGCTATGGTGACCCATGACTCCCCTGGCTTCGTCAAGGGGACCCTCATCGGCGTGAAGGTGGACATGTTCCAGGGGACGCTGGAGTTCTTCCTGAACAGGGAGCCGCATGGCATCGTCGTCACCGATCTGCGTAAGCACCAGATCCTCTACCCGATGCTGAGCTCCACTACTGCTCAGTCTTCACTGCGCTTGACCTACGCCTCATCGTGGGATGAGTCGCTGATGGTGAACGCCGCTCGAGTGCTGGCTGCCTCCGCACCCTACTACGATGAAGAAGGCGACGAGGAGGAAGAGGAAGACGAGATGGGCTTCCTGCGCGACGTGCCTCCCGGCTTGGCTAAGATCCTGCGCATGCAGTTCTGGATGGTACTGCCGACCATGGGCCACCAGAAGCCCGAGATGGACGCCGCCAAGTCTGAGCTCCTCCCCGCGGCGATCAGGCGGAAACACTGGCATCGGAGATGGTAA
- the LOC113503946 gene encoding uncharacterized protein LOC113503946 — MVTRVQTRRQLPEFREVTKVEPESTTIDLESLVGDDIPGDDIPGDEIPGDSIPGDGIPGEIPADNIPDDDIPEDDLPDDDIPADNIPDDDIPEDDIPDDNIPEDEIPDDDLPDDDIPTRISLPILNPPRSAIRRRLRRPSQP; from the exons atgG TAACTAGAGTACAGACGAGGAGACAGCTTCCCGAGTTTCGGGAAGTCACCAAAGTGGAGCCCGAAAGTACAACCATTGACCTAGAGAGCCTGGTGGGGGACGATATCCCGGGGGACGATATCCCGGGGGACGAAATCCCGGGCGACAGCATCCCGGGCGACGGAATCCCCGGCGAAATTCCGGCTGACAACATACCGGACGACGATATCCCCGAGGACGACCTCCCCGACGACGACATTCCGGCTGACAACATACCGGACGACGATATCCCCGAGGACGATATCCCGGACGACAACATTCCGGAGGACGAGATTCCGGACGACGACCTCCCGGACGACGATATCCCC ACGAGGATATCTCTGCCGATCCTGAACCCGCCGAGGTCAGCGATACGGAGGAGACTGAGGCGGCCGAGCCAACCCTGA